The Verrucomicrobiota bacterium DNA segment GGGTAATTGGCTTTCATCATAGCACCAATGATTGCTTTTTGTCTTTCGATATCACTGGTATAATTAGTGCCTATACGCAGAGCAGCTCCGTCAACTGAACGGACGAGACGTGCTTCATCTACATAATACATCCCGAAATCTAGCCCCATGCCAGTGAATAAAAGCATGGGCAGCAATAAGATGGCAAACAAGGCTGTATATTGGCCGCGCCGTCTTATGTACCTTTTACAAACTATTTCTAATTGCTCTTTCATAGAGGACTCCATTGTTTAATATCTTAATAAAAAGCTATTTCATACATTTGGTTAAAGTTGGCCAGGTTTATTAAGCTATCTAGACCTGTCAAAAATTCAGGAGCATAAAACATCTCTACAGCCACCATAACCTGTCCTTTCTGCATGATGATTGGGTCGAGCCCTAGTTCATCAGAGTTATCAACGACAAACGGATACACAGGGTCGCCTTTAAAATCGGTATAATCATCTGAAGGAATGATACGTGTTCTAAAATCTTTATTTTTGCAGATAGGGACATTTCTAGTGGTGTCAGAGGAGTCTACGTATGCAGGGTAAGCCTGTGCAGAATTTACAACAAAAACCTCAGGGGTTTTAGCATTCTCATCATGGTCTTCCAAAGTAATGATACTGAGAATGAGTCCCCAGCTTGTGTTGTCAGATGCATCCGGCTCATTAAATGTAGCAGTTCCATCTGGATCTATCTCGATATCGCGTGGTGCTATCATTTGTGTAGCAATTCTCTTGCTCGCTAAGAATGCAGCGCTATTGGGCAATTCATTTGGGCCAAATGCGGCTTGGAGGCCGTCTTTGGCGACAAAGACTCTAGCTGCTTCTCTAGCAGAAGAGGCAATAGATTGGCTTTTACTGATATTGCTAGCCAAGTCGTAAGCCACTAAGGTAAGCACAATGAGCATCGTTCCAAAGAGGGCAAACTCGACAGTCGCTTGGCCTCTCTCGTTCTTGTTTATTCTTAATTTCATATTCTTTTTGGTACGGGTTTGATTGAGATCAAGGAGATGCAAAATTGTCCGTGTAAGCAAAATCTTCGGTTACGACAGTTATTTCCTCTCTGATAGTAAAGGTGTCATCGTCATTGTTCAAAAAGCCGCCTATCAGCGGAGTCACGAAAGAAAAATCACTCTCTAAAGTAATAGTAAGGTCGCTGCTGGGAAGTAATCCA contains these protein-coding regions:
- a CDS encoding TadE family protein, whose product is MKLRINKNERGQATVEFALFGTMLIVLTLVAYDLASNISKSQSIASSAREAARVFVAKDGLQAAFGPNELPNSAAFLASKRIATQMIAPRDIEIDPDGTATFNEPDASDNTSWGLILSIITLEDHDENAKTPEVFVVNSAQAYPAYVDSSDTTRNVPICKNKDFRTRIIPSDDYTDFKGDPVYPFVVDNSDELGLDPIIMQKGQVMVAVEMFYAPEFLTGLDSLINLANFNQMYEIAFY